Within the Gordonia westfalica genome, the region GCCAACGACGTCCGGTGGATGGGCTCGGGACCGCTGACCGGTCTGGGCGAGATCCTGCTCCCCGACCTCCAGCCGGGCAGTTCGATCATGCCGGGCAAAGTCAATCCCGTTCTGCCCGAAGCTGTTACGCAGGTCGCCGCACAGGTCGTCGGCAACGACGCGGCGGTCACCTGGGGCGGCGGCAACGGCGCCTTCGAACTCAACGTCTACATCCCGATGATGGCCCGCAACGTCCTCGAGTCACTCAAGCTGCTGGCCAACGTGTCCCGGCTGTTCGCCGACCGCTGCATCTCGGGACTGCAGGCCAACGTCGACCGTCTGCGTATCCTCGCCGAGAGCTCCCCGTCGATCGTGACCCCACTCAACAGCGCGATCGGCTACGAGGAGGCCGCCGCGGTCGCCAAACAGGCCCTCAAGGAGGGCAAGACGATTCGCGAGACCGTGATCGATCGGGGCCTCGTGGGCGACAAGCTCAGCGAGGAGGAACTCGACGCGCGGCTCGACGTGCTGAAGATGGCCAACCTCGACCGGGAACGCTGAGTACGGTCGCGCCATGAGCAACCTGAAGCCCTTTCCCACGGATTGGCGGACCGCACTGGTCCTCGTCGCCCATCCCGACGACCCGGAGTACGGGATGGCCGCGGCGGTCGCACGATGGACCGACGAGGGCAGGCGCGTGGTGTACGCCCTCGCTTCCAGCGGCGAACGCGGCATCGAGGGAATGCCACCGGCCGAGTGCGGACCGCTGCGCGAGGCCGAGCAGCGCGCGTCGGCCTCGATCGTCGGTGTCGACGAGGTGGAGTTCTGGGGGTTCCCCGACAGCGACATCCACAACACCCCCGAACTCCGTGCGAAGATCGCCGAAACCGTCGAACGCATCGCTCCGCAGGTGATCCTGTCGCTGTACGGCGGGCCGGAGTGGGCACCCGGCCAGCCGAATCAACGCGATCACATGGAGTTCGCCGCCGCAGTCCTCGACGCCTACGACGCCCTGGCCGCCGGTTCCGGGCAGGTCCCGGCCTGGTTGTTCGAGAACGGTCCGGCGGCAACGCATTCGGTCGACGTCGACGCGCAGTTCGAGGTGGCCGTGCGGTCCCTCGCCGCGCACGACCGCTACCTGTCGGTCCTCGACCCGGACACCCCGGTCCTCGACCAGGCACGCGCGCAGATCGACCGGACGACCGCACCCCGGGACGGCGCCGACGGTGTGCGCACGGTGGGCTTCGAACTCAAACGTGGTCCCGGCAACTTGTGACCTTCGGCCCCTCCCGCAGGCGCCCCCGACACGAGAAAGTGTGAGGGTCAGTCTCCCGAAGCCCCCCGGGAGTCCCCCTCCAAGCAGGTAGGAGGTGACCGGTCATCACTCTCACCGGTGTTCTCGTCGCATTCCTCGCAGCCTTCGCGGTCTGCGCACTGATCGGGCTGTCCATCTGGCTCGTCCTACTCTTCGGTCTCCTGTCGGGAGTGCAGGCCGTGGCGTGGGTGACCGAGCGGACCTCGGCCTGGCGATTGCCGGCCGAACACTAGAGCGGCACCGACCACCGGACGCACAATCCGTGCCCGGAGCCGGGCGTCGTGAGAGCGAACGACCCGCCCGATTCGACGGCTCGCGTCTGCAGATTCTTCAGCCCGCTCGGCGTGACGTCCTCGGGCAGTCCGACACCGTCGTCGGTGACCTCCACGGCGAGTTCGTCGTCGACGGCGATCGAGACCATCACCGTCGTGGCATGGGCATATCGCACCGCATTGCTCAACGCCTCGCGCACCACCGCCACCACCTGATCGGCCAGTCGCGGCTCGACGATCGACAGCGGTCCCGCCATCCGCACGTGTGTCTGAAGTGGCAGGTCGTCGACCTGCTGATCGACCGCCTCCTGGACCCGTTGACGGAGTCGGGTGGTCTCGGAGCCCTCCGACTGGAGATCGAAGATCGTCGTCCGCACGTCCTGGACGATGTCCTGCATGTTGTTGATCGACCGCGTCAGTCGCTCCCGGATCTCGGGTGACCGGGTGCGCTGCAGCGTCGCCTGCAGGGTGAGTCCCTCGGCGAAGATCCGCTGGATCACGTGATCGTGCAGATCGCGCGCGATCCGTTCGCGATCCTCCAGCACCCGCATCTGGTGGGCCTGGTTCGTCGCGCCGGCCAGCTGGAGTGCCAGGGCCGCCTGGTCGGCGAAGTCGGCGCTCAGGCTCAACAGGTCCTCGGCGAACGCTTCGCGCCCCTTCGCCCGCAGAGCTATCAACACGCCGCGGGTCGAGTCGGCCGTGCGCAGCGGGGCCACCATCACCGGGCCGTGGCGCGTCGACGAATCACCGGAGATGTCGTACTCGAGGTGGTCGCGCAGTACCGCCCGGCGTTGCACGAAGGCGTGGCCCGAGGTCGACCCCTTGATGGGTACCGCCCGTCCGCGGAAGACGTTCGCGTCGATCCCCTCGGCGACCGTGACGACGAGTTCCTCGACCGATCCGGGCGGCTCGTCGTGGTCGTGGGGTTCGGCGATGCAGACCAGGTCGGCCTCGGCCAGCGTGAGGACCTTGCGCGCGATCCCTTCGAGGACCTCTTGGTTGTCGGC harbors:
- a CDS encoding PIG-L deacetylase family protein, with the protein product MSNLKPFPTDWRTALVLVAHPDDPEYGMAAAVARWTDEGRRVVYALASSGERGIEGMPPAECGPLREAEQRASASIVGVDEVEFWGFPDSDIHNTPELRAKIAETVERIAPQVILSLYGGPEWAPGQPNQRDHMEFAAAVLDAYDALAAGSGQVPAWLFENGPAATHSVDVDAQFEVAVRSLAAHDRYLSVLDPDTPVLDQARAQIDRTTAPRDGADGVRTVGFELKRGPGNL
- a CDS encoding GAF domain-containing sensor histidine kinase; the protein is MVRELPEHGARSIELQNALSQMRLRELLDEVRDRIAQIADVRDRIDGLLEAMLTVSSDLDLESTLESIVAAAIRLVDAEYGALGVLGSGHDLSAFLAQGIGEDVRTEIGHLPTGRGVLGLLIDEPRVLRLTDLSEHPASVGFPANHPPMTSFLGAPIRVREEIFGNLYLTEKKNGGLFTEDDELVIQALASAAGIAIENARLYEQAQAQLAWIEANRDVVAELLKGADNQEVLEGIARKVLTLAEADLVCIAEPHDHDEPPGSVEELVVTVAEGIDANVFRGRAVPIKGSTSGHAFVQRRAVLRDHLEYDISGDSSTRHGPVMVAPLRTADSTRGVLIALRAKGREAFAEDLLSLSADFADQAALALQLAGATNQAHQMRVLEDRERIARDLHDHVIQRIFAEGLTLQATLQRTRSPEIRERLTRSINNMQDIVQDVRTTIFDLQSEGSETTRLRQRVQEAVDQQVDDLPLQTHVRMAGPLSIVEPRLADQVVAVVREALSNAVRYAHATTVMVSIAVDDELAVEVTDDGVGLPEDVTPSGLKNLQTRAVESGGSFALTTPGSGHGLCVRWSVPL